From the Saccharobesus litoralis genome, one window contains:
- a CDS encoding helix-turn-helix domain-containing protein, translated as MTTNTRNKQQRKYEHVNAALKWAELNLHLPISIADIAEKAYLTRSTFERFFKQTQQVSPRTWLIQMRLKKALHLLATTSHSIDKIAQKCGYVSALSLRLIFKRYLGYTPGYYRREFVENQDKS; from the coding sequence ATGACGACCAACACACGTAACAAACAACAAAGAAAATATGAACATGTTAATGCCGCACTAAAATGGGCGGAATTAAACCTACATTTACCGATCAGTATTGCTGATATTGCGGAAAAAGCCTATTTAACTCGCAGTACGTTTGAGCGATTTTTTAAGCAAACTCAACAAGTGAGTCCACGCACTTGGTTAATTCAAATGCGTCTTAAAAAGGCTTTACATTTATTAGCGACAACTTCGCATTCAATAGACAAAATAGCGCAAAAGTGTGGCTACGTTTCAGCGTTATCATTACGCCTAATTTTCAAACGTTATTTAGGCTATACCCCTGGTTATTATCGCCGAGAATTTGTTGAAAATCAGGATAAGTCTTAA
- a CDS encoding GntR family transcriptional regulator, whose protein sequence is MKKRTYFKIGELIKEDILQARYRIGGRLPSERILAERFKVTRAIVRDAITMLELQGLVEARKGSGVYVIAFPMVVKEQSSAKQFHAFSKPYSTSLHAADIFQARQVVECQVAELAAMNMTKPDLIKVKNVIKQELTCKSHELDDSGFYISVAQASQNTVLVDAVQRLLSLYQSSRQWPAMRAKLFDEKARLSWIAEHQAIYSALQCKQPSLARNAMWQHLQNSKSLAEGL, encoded by the coding sequence TTGAAAAAACGTACCTATTTTAAAATAGGAGAGCTGATTAAAGAGGATATTTTGCAAGCGCGTTATCGGATTGGTGGCCGCCTGCCGTCTGAACGTATTTTAGCTGAGCGATTTAAAGTGACTCGCGCGATAGTGCGCGATGCTATAACTATGCTTGAATTACAAGGTTTAGTTGAAGCGCGTAAGGGCTCAGGAGTTTACGTTATCGCTTTTCCTATGGTAGTTAAGGAGCAAAGCTCTGCTAAGCAATTTCATGCTTTTAGTAAACCATATTCAACTAGTTTGCATGCGGCCGATATTTTTCAAGCCAGACAAGTGGTTGAATGCCAAGTGGCTGAACTGGCGGCAATGAACATGACTAAACCCGATTTAATTAAGGTAAAAAACGTTATAAAACAAGAGTTAACTTGTAAAAGTCATGAATTGGATGATAGCGGGTTTTATATTTCAGTAGCACAGGCCTCGCAAAATACGGTTTTGGTTGATGCCGTTCAGCGCTTACTTTCTTTATATCAATCTTCCCGCCAATGGCCGGCCATGCGCGCCAAACTATTCGATGAAAAGGCAAGGTTGAGTTGGATTGCCGAACACCAAGCCATTTACAGTGCATTACAATGTAAACAACCAAGCTTAGCTCGCAACGCGATGTGGCAGCATTTACAAAATAGCAAAAGCTTAGCCGAAGGTTTGTAA
- a CDS encoding FadR/GntR family transcriptional regulator — MAFKVITTDRLYIKVADQLRQLIEDGTFKTGDRFPAERTLAEKLGVSRPTIREAMVALELAGLIEIRTGSGIYVADTPVEEQTELSQDGIGPFEILEMRYVLESEICALAARRITDDQLQELEDILQEMEGALSDGKACEEADNKFHLIIAQASQNTAMYESVKWLWNLRNREYKNTAFFEKIRDEGILPSIEEHRKILSALKNRDGERARLAMKNHIDSATENAAKHFDHE, encoded by the coding sequence TTGGCATTTAAAGTTATCACCACAGATCGCCTTTATATAAAAGTGGCAGACCAATTACGACAACTTATCGAAGATGGTACGTTTAAAACTGGGGATAGATTTCCTGCCGAGCGCACCTTAGCAGAGAAATTGGGAGTCAGCCGTCCGACAATTCGCGAAGCCATGGTTGCGTTGGAATTAGCGGGTCTTATAGAAATTCGTACAGGTTCTGGTATTTATGTTGCCGATACCCCAGTCGAAGAGCAAACCGAGCTATCGCAAGATGGCATTGGCCCGTTTGAAATATTGGAAATGCGCTATGTGCTTGAATCGGAAATTTGTGCCTTAGCTGCTAGACGTATCACAGATGACCAATTGCAAGAATTAGAAGATATATTGCAGGAAATGGAAGGGGCGTTAAGTGATGGTAAAGCCTGTGAAGAGGCCGACAATAAGTTCCATTTAATTATTGCTCAAGCTAGCCAGAATACGGCTATGTATGAGTCGGTTAAATGGCTTTGGAATTTACGTAATCGAGAGTACAAAAACACTGCGTTTTTTGAAAAAATTCGTGATGAAGGTATTCTTCCATCCATTGAAGAGCATCGTAAAATTCTGTCGGCATTAAAAAACCGCGACGGTGAACGTGCCCGCTTAGCCATGAAGAATCATATTGATAGCGCGACCGAAAATGCTGCCAAGCACTTTGATCACGAATAA
- a CDS encoding thrombospondin type 3 repeat-containing protein: MATVSSAYATAGFNNGSALPTTSNSVINAVDYGVIANDGQDDAAAIQSIIDNEINLNNSPDNLITIQLPAGEINIAQEVHIDRSGIIIKGMGNSPTSGTNIVINSWQPYGTASDGAPDFDKKYWPGFAAFRVETRLKHPNEQAYEGSINFHWKHAIEFDQSAAIGDTVLKLENNGASHFSVGDLIYVGAANDTAFLDLGQVPSSKRNKSHVTTGHMRTQIFKVTAVNNSNDQVTLDQPLEFDIALTNDSGYKSRVMPVTAIEQAGFQDFYLTMDKSNTDCAPYNTGVYDAASNPNGVTFRYENLCPQDAIHGILFKWAYNGWVDNVAMEMIGSHPIVTEFAKNMTISNNTFNGSWNKGAGGNGYIRGSKLYDSWITGNDIQNVRHITLQWSATGNLVENNTLNCDINLHGGWERNNIIRNNTVLVPYEHQSWSSGAPGTGTWQPFWWASGDHATNWSGPTGPNNQLTNNTFKKALSSGAAINTWGLFDTPNVTYYLGWDGTGYKHLEDNSGPVATWTQQIAEEVYANIPNSGVTTSSTSTYDTDNDGVLDNVDQCPNTPAGATVDSYGCEVIGDSDNDGVLDNVDQCPNTPAGATVDSNGCQVIGDSDNDGVLDNVDQCPNTPAGSTVDSNGCEVVVGGCSQIIDIPWSTKTEVTLAAGTCIRFDRDLSGENNQFWDSDENTSCNFRGTVTSVDGSGSLAINSNYVSSQALSGTTLLIESNNSCPYIKVKAY, from the coding sequence ATGGCGACCGTAAGCTCAGCCTATGCCACAGCTGGCTTTAATAATGGATCAGCATTACCAACCACCAGCAATAGTGTTATTAATGCTGTCGATTACGGTGTTATTGCCAATGATGGGCAAGATGACGCTGCGGCTATTCAATCTATCATCGATAACGAAATAAACCTTAACAATAGTCCTGACAACTTGATCACCATTCAACTTCCAGCAGGGGAAATTAATATTGCTCAAGAAGTTCATATTGATCGCTCAGGCATAATTATCAAAGGTATGGGTAACTCCCCTACAAGCGGCACAAACATTGTAATCAACTCTTGGCAGCCTTATGGCACAGCGAGCGATGGTGCACCTGATTTTGATAAAAAATACTGGCCAGGTTTTGCCGCTTTTCGTGTTGAAACGCGCTTAAAACACCCAAATGAACAAGCCTACGAAGGCAGTATTAACTTTCACTGGAAGCATGCCATTGAATTTGATCAAAGTGCAGCCATTGGCGATACCGTTTTGAAGCTTGAAAACAACGGCGCAAGCCACTTCTCAGTAGGTGATTTAATCTATGTTGGTGCCGCTAATGACACCGCTTTTTTAGATTTAGGCCAAGTACCAAGTAGCAAACGTAACAAGAGTCACGTCACAACAGGTCACATGCGTACTCAAATATTTAAAGTCACTGCGGTAAACAATAGCAATGATCAAGTGACTTTAGATCAGCCTCTTGAATTTGACATCGCTTTAACCAACGACAGTGGTTATAAAAGTCGGGTTATGCCAGTCACTGCCATTGAACAGGCCGGTTTTCAAGACTTTTACTTAACCATGGACAAATCCAATACAGATTGTGCGCCCTATAATACGGGAGTGTACGATGCTGCCTCTAACCCTAATGGTGTCACTTTTCGCTATGAAAACTTATGCCCACAAGATGCCATTCACGGCATATTATTTAAATGGGCCTACAATGGTTGGGTAGATAATGTCGCAATGGAAATGATTGGTTCTCATCCAATTGTTACTGAATTTGCTAAAAACATGACGATTTCCAACAATACCTTTAACGGCTCTTGGAACAAAGGGGCTGGTGGCAATGGCTATATACGTGGTTCGAAACTATATGATAGCTGGATTACAGGTAATGATATTCAAAACGTACGACACATCACATTGCAGTGGTCAGCCACGGGCAACCTTGTCGAAAACAATACATTAAATTGCGATATCAACTTACACGGTGGCTGGGAGCGTAATAACATTATTCGCAATAACACGGTGTTAGTCCCTTATGAACATCAAAGCTGGAGCAGTGGCGCACCGGGAACAGGCACTTGGCAACCCTTCTGGTGGGCATCAGGCGACCATGCAACTAACTGGTCGGGGCCAACAGGACCAAACAATCAGCTTACCAATAACACCTTTAAAAAAGCCTTATCATCTGGCGCTGCAATCAACACTTGGGGATTGTTTGATACACCAAACGTCACTTACTACCTCGGTTGGGATGGCACTGGCTATAAGCATTTAGAAGATAACTCTGGCCCAGTCGCCACTTGGACTCAACAAATAGCCGAAGAAGTTTACGCCAATATTCCCAATTCAGGTGTAACAACCAGTTCGACATCCACTTACGATACAGACAATGACGGCGTGTTGGATAACGTTGATCAATGTCCAAATACACCAGCCGGTGCAACTGTTGATAGCTATGGCTGTGAAGTGATTGGCGACAGTGACAATGACGGCGTATTAGATAATGTTGATCAATGTCCAAACACGCCAGCCGGTGCAACTGTTGATAGCAATGGTTGTCAAGTGATTGGTGATAGCGACAATGACGGCGTATTAGATAACGTTGATCAATGTCCGAATACGCCAGCCGGCTCAACTGTTGATAGCAATGGTTGTGAAGTGGTTGTCGGCGGCTGTAGCCAAATTATAGATATACCTTGGAGCACGAAAACGGAAGTCACTCTAGCAGCTGGGACTTGTATCAGATTTGATCGTGACTTAAGCGGCGAAAACAATCAATTTTGGGACAGCGATGAAAATACTTCGTGTAACTTCCGTGGCACAGTGACATCGGTGGATGGTTCAGGTAGTTTGGCAATTAATAGTAATTATGTTTCAAGCCAAGCGCTTAGTGGCACAACCTTATTAATTGAGTCAAACAACAGTTGTCCTTACATCAAGGTTAAAGCTTATTAA
- a CDS encoding TonB-dependent receptor has protein sequence MTIKQPNTHIALFKKTTISACIALACTSAYANEQSSDDEVEVIEIVSSFRGNLESAINEKKMSPTIVDGISADDIGSLPALDMGEALQAVPGVQLNREGTRRESSINLRGLPSGFVATTANGQAMATPTRGTSPYGPGNPFGAYNPSVFNGISVQKSLTADMVEGGIAGTVNKKVKSPLQRKDSLRMQIGTRYEELADSMDPQVSIAASKQLIEGELAVSGTLAYSKQTFRQDVIKINAYETMKDSWFENGNQTFAEWKAANNLADDAIVQFPGEYRQQSEVTGGDRFSFSGGIEYKPNDNLTLGATTIITERNLDDSRLEQLEVRLDKGTSGITPVAQFGPRDTGTKGKDGQSIYVLSGIDFSDAGYYYDNRKDEQLQDAQAFMFDAKWEGEQWTFDGNLTLSDATNRRTEVLLSNRIDKVETGVDGSVYTGEGDIGAFYFNMTGTENAMDFDNAVWSPKMAVANTATVFSSAESANKLYMLITGNFEQIEHSKDSFSFNAKRDFDDGLISSIKFGYRFADSFQDSTYAKGSSIGIDPTGIMTSSKITDPSYVSEQHFFDGKADGFVTAAQGWRSFDFDSMSAALIGSININDIAPSSDGEVAEFTPTGYIKRGGRQADGFVYSSGLKTHALYGMANFEAELFGPTYLRGNVGGRYIQSETEAKAPLAGQGDINNLPVGVYTDDYNHFLPSVNLSANLDEDEKLIMRFAYNKNLARPDLRSASPTAKFKYIPGLATVDLPGTGIKPFEADSYDLSLEWYNREGSAITLAYFQKEISNLFDSVGICDSSALEGTGVNLGKLSEQADGTCITDGNHNLSDPSLLSAGDEVRMSGLVNLAETISVSGFELSIQQNLDFLPYPFNGLGGVLNYSKTSQDDDDESRIPGISDDTYNAIVYYEQESFGVRLAYNYRTAYDLRTTGTANGSGDRSVAAAGRLDASAYYKITKDAEISFKAYNLTESLYEEYQANDWMPRTTKYAGKVFTVGLKYNFF, from the coding sequence ATGACCATTAAGCAACCAAACACACACATTGCACTATTTAAAAAAACAACTATCAGTGCTTGTATTGCATTAGCCTGCACCAGCGCCTATGCCAATGAGCAAAGTTCAGATGACGAAGTCGAAGTAATCGAAATCGTTAGTAGTTTTAGAGGCAACTTAGAGTCAGCCATAAACGAGAAAAAAATGTCACCTACTATTGTAGACGGTATTTCAGCAGACGACATAGGTTCTTTACCCGCTTTAGACATGGGTGAAGCTTTACAGGCGGTACCAGGTGTACAATTAAACCGTGAAGGCACTCGCCGCGAATCAAGTATTAACTTACGTGGTTTACCTTCAGGTTTTGTTGCCACTACCGCAAATGGGCAAGCCATGGCTACACCAACTCGTGGCACCTCACCCTATGGCCCAGGAAACCCATTTGGCGCATATAACCCTTCAGTATTCAACGGCATTAGCGTACAAAAATCATTAACTGCTGATATGGTAGAAGGTGGTATAGCTGGAACAGTCAATAAAAAAGTTAAAAGCCCGTTACAACGCAAAGATTCATTACGTATGCAAATTGGTACGCGTTACGAGGAGCTAGCGGACTCAATGGATCCTCAAGTATCTATCGCCGCGTCAAAACAATTAATTGAGGGTGAATTAGCCGTTTCTGGTACGTTAGCCTATTCCAAGCAAACTTTCCGCCAAGACGTAATTAAAATCAATGCTTACGAAACTATGAAAGATTCATGGTTCGAGAATGGCAACCAAACCTTTGCTGAGTGGAAAGCGGCAAACAACCTTGCTGACGATGCTATCGTGCAATTCCCTGGAGAATATCGCCAACAAAGTGAAGTGACAGGCGGTGACCGTTTCTCTTTCTCAGGCGGTATCGAATATAAACCGAATGATAATTTAACCTTAGGTGCCACCACTATTATTACAGAGCGTAACTTAGATGATTCGCGCTTAGAGCAATTGGAGGTGCGTTTAGACAAAGGTACTTCAGGTATTACGCCTGTTGCACAGTTCGGGCCACGAGATACTGGTACAAAAGGTAAAGACGGTCAATCGATATACGTATTATCTGGCATCGACTTTAGTGATGCCGGCTATTACTACGACAACCGTAAAGATGAACAATTACAAGATGCCCAAGCCTTTATGTTTGACGCAAAATGGGAAGGCGAACAATGGACATTTGATGGGAATTTAACCTTATCTGACGCCACTAACCGCCGTACCGAAGTTCTATTATCAAACCGTATTGATAAAGTAGAAACAGGAGTCGATGGCTCGGTTTACACAGGTGAAGGTGATATTGGCGCATTTTATTTCAATATGACAGGCACTGAAAACGCGATGGATTTTGACAACGCTGTTTGGAGTCCTAAAATGGCCGTTGCCAATACTGCCACCGTGTTTTCATCAGCTGAATCTGCTAACAAACTGTATATGTTGATAACCGGTAATTTTGAGCAAATTGAGCATTCAAAAGATTCATTTAGTTTTAACGCTAAGCGTGACTTTGACGATGGTTTAATTAGCAGTATTAAATTTGGTTACCGCTTTGCCGATTCTTTCCAAGATTCAACTTATGCTAAAGGCTCCTCTATTGGTATTGATCCCACTGGAATCATGACCAGTAGCAAAATCACCGATCCTTCTTATGTGTCGGAGCAACATTTCTTTGATGGTAAAGCAGATGGTTTTGTTACTGCAGCACAAGGTTGGCGTTCATTTGATTTTGATAGCATGAGTGCAGCATTAATTGGCAGTATCAATATTAACGACATCGCTCCTTCATCTGATGGCGAAGTCGCTGAATTTACACCAACTGGGTACATTAAACGTGGTGGCCGTCAAGCTGATGGTTTCGTGTATAGCTCAGGGCTTAAAACTCATGCTTTATACGGTATGGCTAACTTTGAAGCTGAATTATTTGGTCCGACTTACTTACGCGGTAATGTTGGAGGTCGCTATATTCAATCAGAAACTGAAGCTAAAGCGCCATTAGCGGGGCAAGGCGATATTAATAACTTGCCAGTTGGTGTATACACTGATGACTATAACCACTTTTTACCCAGTGTGAATTTATCGGCAAATTTAGATGAAGATGAAAAGCTGATCATGCGATTTGCTTATAACAAAAACTTAGCGCGTCCTGATCTGCGTTCTGCATCGCCAACAGCCAAGTTTAAGTATATTCCAGGTTTAGCTACCGTTGACTTACCAGGTACAGGAATAAAACCTTTCGAAGCTGATTCGTACGATTTGTCGCTTGAATGGTATAACCGAGAAGGCAGTGCAATTACGTTAGCGTATTTCCAAAAAGAAATTAGCAATTTATTTGATAGTGTGGGTATTTGTGATTCAAGCGCACTAGAAGGTACTGGGGTTAATTTAGGTAAATTATCTGAGCAAGCTGACGGCACGTGTATTACTGATGGTAATCATAATTTGTCAGACCCAAGCTTATTAAGCGCTGGTGATGAAGTTCGCATGTCTGGTTTAGTCAACTTAGCTGAGACAATATCAGTTAGCGGCTTTGAACTTTCAATCCAGCAAAATCTGGACTTTTTACCTTACCCATTCAATGGCTTAGGCGGTGTTCTTAACTACTCGAAAACTAGCCAAGATGATGATGACGAAAGCCGTATTCCTGGTATTTCAGATGATACGTACAACGCTATCGTTTATTACGAGCAAGAAAGCTTTGGTGTGCGTTTAGCTTATAACTATCGTACAGCCTATGACCTAAGAACAACAGGAACGGCTAATGGTTCAGGTGATAGAAGTGTAGCAGCCGCGGGACGTTTAGACGCCTCTGCTTACTACAAGATAACCAAAGATGCAGAAATCAGCTTTAAAGCATACAACTTAACTGAGAGCTTATATGAGGAATATCAAGCCAATGACTGGATGCCACGTACAACCAAGTACGCAGGTAAAGTATTTACAGTTGGGCTTAAATATAACTTCTTCTAA
- a CDS encoding type 2 periplasmic-binding domain-containing protein, with amino-acid sequence MLWRYLDKKSMFINRLTKRVLILLVCLVCSWPVYCAEKVILISPSDSPNDARGEYAFTLLQKALNASQLNQNYQVELSQPINEARAYKQLTQGRSLHVMWAAYRAHWQQQLNQINKPILKGLLGQRVFLINQQEQVRFNQINHLHQLKALNLGTGHIWSITPILKRHGFNLVTSSSYDGLFAMLSKQRFDYFPRGINEVIAEYRYRKPQYPNLTIEKTILLQLDLPVYFYVTPSKPQLAVDITRGLDTLEHTGQFDRLFNQYFAHLDQALNLSTRKVFKVAQ; translated from the coding sequence ATGCTTTGGCGTTATTTAGATAAAAAATCAATGTTTATCAATAGATTAACCAAAAGGGTTTTAATATTGCTCGTTTGTTTAGTCTGTAGTTGGCCAGTCTATTGCGCTGAAAAAGTTATTTTAATTTCTCCGAGTGACTCGCCAAATGATGCACGAGGCGAGTATGCATTTACTCTTTTACAAAAGGCGCTCAACGCCAGTCAACTCAATCAAAACTACCAAGTCGAGTTAAGCCAACCGATTAACGAGGCCCGCGCCTATAAACAATTAACCCAAGGCCGAAGCTTACACGTTATGTGGGCAGCCTATAGAGCACATTGGCAGCAACAACTCAACCAAATCAATAAACCCATACTAAAAGGATTGCTCGGCCAACGTGTTTTTTTAATCAATCAACAAGAGCAAGTGAGGTTTAATCAAATTAATCATTTACATCAACTTAAAGCACTCAATTTAGGAACCGGACATATCTGGTCGATTACTCCCATTTTAAAACGCCATGGCTTTAACCTTGTCACTTCTTCTAGCTATGACGGATTATTTGCTATGTTAAGCAAGCAACGATTTGACTATTTTCCACGTGGCATTAACGAAGTCATTGCTGAGTATCGCTATCGTAAACCGCAATACCCTAATTTGACTATTGAAAAAACCATACTGTTACAACTTGACCTACCCGTATACTTTTATGTTACGCCTTCCAAGCCGCAATTAGCTGTCGATATAACACGAGGCTTAGATACCCTAGAGCACACAGGTCAATTTGATCGCTTATTTAATCAGTATTTTGCCCATTTAGATCAGGCATTAAATTTATCCACTCGCAAAGTTTTTAAGGTTGCGCAATAA
- a CDS encoding mannitol dehydrogenase family protein encodes MRLGEPLLAQFKLNTHAQLIDYPKYQRQDLQIGIVHLGLGAFHRSHQAVFTDLALNKTQDTRWGICGVAFRNEALKSALNEQQGLYTNVICGTEQHFQVIGSIKHALVASSQIDQVLATIALPSVKMVSLTVTEKGYCLNELGQLNQEIADVQHDIAHIEQPKTAVGILVAGFKQRFDNQQPAFNVLACDNLPDNGDKLKSAVIAMANHINPALASWIESQALFPNTMVDCITPKTESETLNAVEANLGFSDLVPVQREPFAQWVIEDLDGFERPAWEQAGVLFTNDVAGFERAKLRILNGTHSALAYIGTLLGYETVYDAISNDKVRSFIASLLTYEIIPSIDAPTGLDLASYADDILSRYQNPAIRHLLLQIAADGSLKIPVRTLAPIEENIKAGRSIEQLSMVVAAWIRFVVARTKQGDEIADPKAQALVLAVNRFNGDVAQDIKAFLSIDGVVCQSLLENSIFIDSVVSAYHRLDDLLARLAAR; translated from the coding sequence GTGAGATTAGGTGAGCCGTTGTTGGCGCAGTTCAAGCTAAATACGCATGCGCAATTGATTGATTATCCAAAATATCAGCGTCAGGACTTACAAATAGGGATTGTCCACCTAGGTTTAGGTGCATTTCATCGTTCTCATCAAGCGGTCTTTACCGACCTTGCGTTAAATAAAACTCAAGATACCCGCTGGGGAATTTGTGGCGTTGCTTTTAGAAATGAAGCATTAAAAAGCGCACTTAATGAACAACAAGGTTTATATACCAATGTTATTTGTGGTACCGAGCAACATTTCCAAGTGATTGGCTCGATTAAACATGCGTTAGTGGCGTCCAGCCAAATTGACCAAGTGTTGGCGACCATTGCTTTACCTAGCGTAAAAATGGTTTCACTGACGGTTACTGAAAAAGGCTATTGCCTGAACGAATTAGGCCAATTGAATCAAGAAATTGCCGATGTCCAGCACGACATTGCCCACATTGAGCAGCCAAAAACCGCGGTCGGTATTTTAGTGGCCGGTTTTAAACAACGCTTTGATAATCAACAACCGGCTTTTAATGTATTGGCCTGTGATAATTTGCCTGATAACGGCGATAAATTAAAGTCAGCTGTGATTGCTATGGCCAATCATATCAATCCTGCTTTAGCGAGTTGGATTGAAAGTCAGGCATTATTCCCTAATACCATGGTGGACTGCATTACCCCTAAAACAGAAAGCGAAACATTAAATGCTGTGGAAGCTAACTTAGGGTTTAGTGATTTAGTGCCCGTGCAAAGAGAACCTTTTGCGCAATGGGTAATAGAAGATTTAGACGGCTTTGAGCGCCCTGCGTGGGAACAAGCCGGTGTATTGTTTACCAATGATGTAGCCGGTTTTGAACGCGCTAAGTTACGCATCTTAAATGGTACCCATTCAGCGCTGGCGTATATTGGCACCTTGCTGGGCTATGAAACAGTATACGACGCGATAAGCAATGATAAAGTTCGCAGCTTTATCGCTAGCCTATTAACTTACGAAATTATCCCGAGTATAGATGCGCCAACTGGACTTGATTTAGCAAGCTATGCTGACGATATATTAAGTCGCTACCAAAACCCTGCTATTCGTCATTTATTGCTGCAAATTGCGGCAGACGGTTCGTTGAAAATTCCTGTACGCACCTTAGCCCCAATTGAAGAAAACATTAAAGCGGGACGTTCTATCGAGCAGTTAAGTATGGTGGTTGCTGCTTGGATCCGCTTTGTCGTTGCTCGCACAAAACAGGGTGATGAAATAGCAGATCCTAAAGCACAGGCTTTAGTTTTGGCAGTTAATCGTTTTAATGGTGATGTCGCTCAAGATATTAAAGCGTTTTTATCCATTGACGGTGTGGTGTGTCAGTCATTACTGGAAAACTCAATTTTCATTGATTCAGTTGTGTCTGCTTATCACAGGTTGGATGATTTATTAGCTAGATTAGCGGCTCGCTAA
- the kduD gene encoding 2-dehydro-3-deoxy-D-gluconate 5-dehydrogenase KduD → MLDANKMFSLQGKTALVTGSSRGLGQALALGLANAGAKVVCSSSRMGGCDDTVQKITEMGGEAIQIAADLNDSESVSALAQSALEWQGSIDVLINNGGTIARYPAVDFPEDEWLKVININLNNAFLLSRLIGKKMIEQGSGKIVNIASMLSYSGGITVPAYTASKHGIAGVTKALANEWAANNIQVNAIAPGYFRTDNTQALQDNPERNRDIQNRIPAGQWGEPEQLVGAAVFLSSAASDYVNGHILAVDGGWLAR, encoded by the coding sequence ATGCTTGATGCAAATAAGATGTTCTCTTTACAAGGTAAAACAGCCTTAGTCACTGGTAGTAGTCGAGGCTTAGGTCAAGCACTGGCTTTAGGTTTGGCTAACGCCGGTGCCAAGGTAGTTTGTAGCAGCTCTCGCATGGGCGGCTGTGATGATACGGTGCAAAAAATTACTGAAATGGGTGGCGAAGCGATCCAGATTGCAGCTGATTTAAACGACAGTGAGTCGGTTAGCGCACTTGCCCAATCTGCTCTTGAATGGCAAGGCAGTATTGATGTGTTAATTAATAACGGCGGCACTATTGCTCGCTATCCGGCTGTAGACTTTCCTGAAGACGAATGGCTAAAAGTCATTAATATCAATTTAAACAATGCATTTTTGTTAAGCCGCTTAATTGGCAAAAAAATGATTGAGCAAGGCAGTGGTAAAATCGTCAATATCGCCTCTATGTTGTCTTACTCAGGCGGTATTACTGTACCTGCTTACACAGCCAGTAAACACGGTATTGCCGGTGTAACCAAAGCATTAGCCAACGAGTGGGCCGCTAACAATATTCAAGTTAATGCTATTGCGCCAGGTTATTTTAGAACGGATAACACACAAGCATTACAAGACAATCCTGAGCGTAATCGCGACATTCAAAATCGTATACCCGCTGGTCAATGGGGTGAGCCAGAGCAATTGGTTGGGGCTGCGGTATTTTTATCGTCTGCTGCAAGTGACTATGTCAATGGCCACATATTGGCTGTTGATGGCGGTTGGTTAGCTCGCTAA